The window GCGACGACCCGCTCGAAGATGGCGGGGATGAGATGAATGTGCCGTTCGCCGTCAATGTGATCGGGTTTGACGCCGTCGCCGATCAGGCGCTGGAGCTGGGCTTCCAGCTCGATCTCCACCTGCTCGAGCAGGCCCGGAGGCACGCGCACAGAGGAAGCGCGAAGCAAAGAGAGGAACCGCCAGCGGAAAAACCCGTTCCCATCGACGAGCAAGGGAACGTGGCGGACGGGGCTCACCGGTCGTCCCGAAGTCAGTGTGAAATGCAGCCCGACTCCCAGGTCTGGGCACTCCCGAACGCAGGACTCGATGGCGTGCTCATAGAAGGGCGTGGTCGCCACCAGGCTGGCGCTCGTCACAACACCCTCGCGGTGCGCCCTGACGACGCCGAGGGTGGCGCCCCTCGAGACGCCAAGGTCGTCGGCGTTGACGACCAGGACGCCCACCATCAGATCAGCCCGCTCATGAGCGAGGGCCCGAGCTGTTTGCTCAAGAACACCGGTAGCCGTTGCCAGATTGCGATCGGAATTCGATAGCGGGGGTTGCGCGGATCGACGTACGGGATCTCCTTCAGCTTCCGCAAATAGTAGTTGTAGTAAAGCGGCAACGGCTCGGGACCCCAGTGCATCTTGAACTTGAGGTTCGGGCTCTCCTCTTCCGACCGGCCCATGTCGAAACGGAGACAGCCGCGCTCGATGCTCGCCTCGATCATCTTCCAATAGAGCAGGTAGTTGGGACAGCGGGAATTGTATTTTCGGAGGGCCACGGTGTGATAGTTCATTGCGATCGCGTTCGTCCAGAGAAGCAGGCCTCCCGCCACGAGAGCATCGCCTTCCATGACCACGAAGAACTCCGCCTTCTCGCCCAGGTGCTTGACGACGGATTCATAGAACCGAATTCGGTGCGCTGGCGAGCCCAGATCGCGCATGTGCTCGTGGAAGACATCAAAGAACGGTCGCATCTGACGGTGACCGACCTCGACCGAGAACCCTTCCTTCATCCCCTTCCGGACCTGGTTACGAGTCTTTGCCGGCAGGATGTTGTTCCAGACATTCTTCGCTCCACCGGCGAGGTCGATGACGGCGGTTCGATAATGGCGATCCACGCGGAATCCGTCCAGCGGCCCACC is drawn from Acidobacteriota bacterium and contains these coding sequences:
- a CDS encoding FemAB family PEP-CTERM system-associated protein — translated: MNISQIGTGEDEDRWDAYVGPRTTTVTDLAAWRRVVRETYGLRSTFLTATEGDRLVGALGLFEVRHPIFGHYLATAAYGNDGGLHFEDETARDALLAEARSVADRRDVDYLLVRTRGGPLDGFRVDRHYRTAVIDLAGGAKNVWNNILPAKTRNQVRKGMKEGFSVEVGHRQMRPFFDVFHEHMRDLGSPAHRIRFYESVVKHLGEKAEFFVVMEGDALVAGGLLLWTNAIAMNYHTVALRKYNSRCPNYLLYWKMIEASIERGCLRFDMGRSEEESPNLKFKMHWGPEPLPLYYNYYLRKLKEIPYVDPRNPRYRIPIAIWQRLPVFLSKQLGPSLMSGLI